One window from the genome of Streptomyces sp. NBC_00287 encodes:
- a CDS encoding MFS transporter codes for MSAFRFRLLVTSYAVSAYGNYLNLIALSLFSYEVTGTAFGIGAVMALRLLAGVVAGPAAGAVTARIGRRTVMIGADTAQATAMTVLALCGERTPLWLLGLAVVVLGAGNTFFSVALRSAVPVMVGQEARARANGQLVTARSLATVLGFASAAPVISYGGYGTAFAVNAASFVVSGVALLVLRPRTEESGEPEAAEGAAPGGPWWRAWAGVPALLLGLIALRGTDALASSSHNVALPIVAELTNPADPALYMSRFWAAWAVGTVLAHQVLKRSREGHSERAFALGTCAMSCSFILAFTGLPALALMVAAAAAGFADGWTEIVYTSRLQAAGDRERGRLFGLSATAEQSGFALGTVVAAAALESVSPLTAVALFHGVAVCGALVLLLASRAGGGVDRKTTDVRYTSDTAPREGEGTHGTRTGDGRLPGA; via the coding sequence GTGAGCGCGTTCAGGTTTCGCCTGCTCGTGACCTCGTACGCCGTGTCCGCCTACGGCAACTACCTCAACCTGATCGCGCTCAGCCTCTTCTCCTACGAGGTCACCGGCACCGCCTTCGGTATCGGCGCCGTGATGGCGCTGCGGCTGCTCGCGGGGGTCGTGGCCGGGCCCGCCGCCGGGGCCGTCACCGCACGGATCGGCCGCCGTACCGTGATGATCGGCGCCGACACCGCCCAGGCCACCGCGATGACCGTACTCGCGCTGTGCGGGGAGCGGACCCCGCTGTGGCTGCTCGGGCTCGCCGTCGTGGTGCTCGGCGCCGGGAACACCTTCTTCAGCGTCGCCCTGCGCAGCGCGGTCCCCGTCATGGTCGGCCAGGAGGCCCGGGCCCGCGCCAATGGCCAGCTGGTCACCGCCCGCTCCCTCGCCACGGTCCTCGGCTTCGCCTCCGCCGCCCCCGTCATCTCCTACGGCGGCTACGGCACCGCCTTCGCCGTCAATGCCGCGAGCTTCGTGGTGTCCGGGGTGGCGCTGCTGGTGCTGCGGCCGCGCACCGAGGAGTCCGGGGAGCCCGAGGCGGCGGAGGGTGCCGCTCCGGGTGGGCCCTGGTGGCGGGCCTGGGCCGGCGTACCCGCGCTGCTGCTCGGGCTGATCGCGCTGCGCGGTACGGACGCGCTGGCCTCCTCCTCGCACAATGTCGCCCTTCCGATCGTCGCCGAGCTCACCAACCCTGCGGACCCCGCGCTGTACATGAGCCGGTTCTGGGCGGCCTGGGCGGTCGGCACCGTCCTTGCCCATCAGGTCCTCAAGCGGTCGAGGGAGGGGCACAGCGAGCGGGCGTTCGCGCTCGGCACCTGCGCGATGTCCTGCTCCTTCATCCTCGCCTTCACCGGGCTGCCCGCCCTGGCGCTGATGGTGGCGGCAGCCGCGGCCGGGTTCGCCGACGGCTGGACCGAGATCGTCTACACCTCACGTCTCCAAGCCGCCGGGGACCGCGAACGAGGGCGGCTTTTCGGCCTGTCCGCCACGGCGGAACAGTCCGGTTTCGCGCTGGGCACCGTCGTCGCGGCGGCCGCCCTGGAGTCCGTGTCCCCGCTGACGGCCGTGGCCCTGTTCCACGGGGTGGCCGTGTGCGGGGCGCTGGTCCTGCTGCTCGCCTCCCGCGCCGGAGGCGGCGTCGACCGGAAAACCACCGACGTCCGGTACACGAGTGACACGGCACCCAGAGAGGGAGAGGGCACGCATGGAACGCGTACGGGGGACGGCCGTCTGCCGGGGGCCTGA
- a CDS encoding YtxH domain-containing protein → MRYKLTFVVGLALGYVLGTRAGRERYEQLKKSARQVAQNPAVRNTAETAAQQGRVYAGKAYHAVSDKVGERVPESMAQRVRSLRDRHPNGEVEDDWGTSNT, encoded by the coding sequence ATGCGCTACAAGCTCACGTTCGTCGTCGGGCTGGCTCTGGGTTACGTGCTCGGCACGCGAGCCGGACGCGAACGCTACGAACAGCTGAAGAAGTCGGCGCGTCAGGTGGCGCAGAACCCGGCGGTCCGCAACACCGCGGAGACGGCGGCGCAGCAGGGCCGGGTGTACGCGGGCAAGGCCTACCACGCGGTCAGCGACAAGGTCGGCGAACGAGTCCCGGAGTCCATGGCCCAGCGGGTTCGCAGCCTCCGCGACCGCCACCCGAACGGCGAGGTCGAGGACGACTGGGGCACCAGCAACACCTGA
- a CDS encoding xylulokinase, with translation MGIVAGLDSSPDFTRIVVCDADTGAVLRQGYAPHPVEAPEGGRPSDIDPQAWLLSLGEAAGGGLLEGVQAIGVSSQQNAVVPLDSQGNTTRPAMVGGAKRAQVAAADLVDALGGREAWAQAVGCVPQAPHPVTKLRWLGKNEPDAAARTAVLLQAHDWLVWQLLGRPVRRTTDRGGASGTGYWSAATGAYRTDLVELALGHQAMLPEVIGPAEAAGTTPEGLLISAGTGETMAAAFGLGIGLGDAVVSLGASGSVMAVHPEALHDPTGMITALADATGMHLPVVTTLNAVRTLRGTAELLGLPDLESLSDLAMKSTPGAHGLVLLPYLEGERTPNLPHTAGTLAGLRREAMRPEHLARAAFEGMLCGLADALDVLRGRGVEVRRVFLLGAAAELPAVQASAASLFGAQVVVPQPADYAAIGAARQAAWALGATQGTLDARTPPAWQGPAAQVLEPGEELAVGQAVRQQFVSVREQTHPGAFRS, from the coding sequence ATGGGGATAGTCGCCGGGTTGGACAGTTCGCCCGATTTCACACGCATCGTGGTCTGTGACGCGGACACGGGAGCCGTGCTCAGGCAGGGTTATGCCCCGCATCCGGTGGAAGCCCCGGAGGGCGGGCGCCCCTCGGACATCGATCCACAGGCCTGGCTGCTCTCCCTCGGGGAAGCCGCCGGAGGCGGGCTGCTCGAAGGTGTCCAGGCCATCGGCGTCTCCTCGCAGCAGAACGCCGTCGTGCCCCTCGACTCCCAGGGCAACACCACCCGCCCCGCGATGGTCGGCGGCGCCAAGCGGGCCCAGGTCGCCGCCGCCGATCTCGTCGACGCGCTCGGCGGGCGCGAGGCATGGGCGCAGGCCGTGGGGTGTGTGCCGCAGGCGCCGCACCCCGTCACCAAGCTCCGCTGGCTCGGCAAGAACGAGCCCGACGCCGCCGCCCGCACCGCCGTCCTTCTGCAGGCCCATGACTGGCTGGTGTGGCAGCTGCTCGGCCGCCCGGTGCGCAGGACCACCGACCGCGGCGGCGCCTCCGGCACCGGCTACTGGTCCGCCGCTACCGGCGCCTACCGCACCGATCTCGTCGAGCTGGCGCTCGGTCACCAGGCCATGCTGCCCGAGGTGATCGGCCCCGCCGAGGCGGCCGGTACGACGCCGGAGGGGCTGCTGATCTCCGCCGGGACCGGCGAGACGATGGCCGCCGCCTTCGGGCTCGGCATCGGTCTCGGGGACGCCGTCGTATCGCTCGGCGCCTCCGGGTCCGTCATGGCCGTACACCCCGAGGCGCTGCACGATCCCACCGGGATGATCACTGCGCTGGCCGACGCGACCGGCATGCACCTGCCCGTCGTCACCACCCTGAACGCCGTGCGGACCCTGCGCGGCACCGCCGAGCTGCTCGGGCTGCCGGATCTGGAGAGCCTGTCCGACCTGGCGATGAAGTCCACGCCGGGGGCGCACGGGCTGGTGCTGCTGCCCTATCTGGAGGGCGAGCGGACGCCGAATCTGCCGCACACCGCCGGGACCCTGGCCGGGCTCAGGCGGGAGGCGATGCGGCCGGAGCATCTGGCGCGGGCCGCGTTCGAGGGCATGCTGTGCGGGCTCGCGGACGCCCTCGACGTACTGCGCGGCCGGGGGGTCGAGGTGCGGCGGGTCTTCCTGCTGGGCGCGGCGGCCGAGCTGCCCGCGGTGCAGGCCTCGGCGGCCTCGCTGTTCGGCGCGCAGGTCGTCGTACCGCAGCCCGCGGACTACGCGGCGATCGGTGCCGCCCGGCAGGCCGCCTGGGCGCTCGGTGCCACGCAGGGCACCCTCGACGCGCGCACCCCGCCGGCCTGGCAGGGCCCGGCGGCGCAGGTGCTGGAGCCCGGCGAGGAGCTGGCGGTGGGGCAGGCGGTGCGGCAGCAGTTCGTTTCGGTGCGGGAGCAGACCCATCCGGGGGCGTTTCGCTCGTAG
- a CDS encoding ABC transporter ATP-binding protein, translated as MLIRLLRTYLRPYRKPIALLVLLQFLQTCATLYLPTLNADIIDNGVVNGDTGYILSYGALMVGISLAQVVCNIGAVYYGARTAAALGRDVRAAVFDRVQSFSAREVGHFGAPSLITRTTNDVQQVQMLALMTFTLMVSAPIMCVGGIVLALGLDVPLSAVLVAVVPVLGICVTLIVRRLRPLFRAMQERLDTVNRVLREQITGNRVIRAFIRDEYEGQRFRKANTELTDMSLGTGNLLALMFPIVMTVVNLSSIAVVWFGAHRIDSGGMQIGDLTAFLAYLMQIVMSVMMATFMFMMVPRAEVCAERIQEVLDTSSSVVPPVSPVRELRRHGHLEIRGAGFRYPGAEEPVLKGIDLVALPGETTAVIGSTGSGKSTLLGLVPRLFDATDGRVLVDGEDVATIDPRVLAKTVSLVPQKPYLFAGTVATNLRYGNPDATDEELLHALEVAQAKEFVDRLEGGLDAPIAQGGTNVSGGQRQRLAIARTLVQRPEIYLFDDSFSALDYATDAALRAALSRETAEATVVIVAQRVATIRDADRIVVLDEGRVVGTGRHHELMADNETYREIVLSQLTEAEAA; from the coding sequence GTGCTCATACGACTCCTGCGGACCTACCTCAGGCCCTACCGAAAACCCATCGCCCTGCTGGTGCTGCTCCAGTTCCTGCAGACCTGCGCCACGCTCTACCTGCCCACCCTCAACGCGGACATCATCGACAACGGTGTCGTCAACGGCGACACCGGCTACATCCTCAGTTACGGCGCCCTGATGGTCGGCATCTCGCTGGCGCAGGTCGTGTGCAACATCGGGGCCGTGTACTACGGCGCCCGGACCGCCGCGGCGCTCGGCCGGGACGTGCGCGCCGCCGTCTTCGACCGGGTGCAGTCGTTCTCCGCGCGTGAGGTGGGTCACTTCGGCGCGCCCTCGCTGATCACCCGCACCACCAATGACGTGCAGCAGGTCCAGATGCTGGCCCTGATGACATTCACGCTCATGGTCTCGGCGCCGATCATGTGCGTCGGCGGCATCGTGCTGGCCCTCGGCCTGGACGTGCCGCTGTCGGCGGTGCTGGTCGCGGTGGTGCCGGTGCTGGGCATCTGCGTGACCTTGATCGTACGGCGGCTGCGGCCGCTGTTCCGGGCCATGCAGGAGCGTCTGGACACGGTGAACCGGGTGCTGCGCGAGCAGATCACCGGCAACCGTGTGATCCGCGCCTTCATCCGCGACGAGTACGAGGGGCAGCGCTTCCGGAAGGCGAACACCGAGCTCACCGATATGTCGCTGGGCACCGGAAACCTGCTCGCGCTGATGTTCCCGATCGTGATGACGGTGGTGAACCTGTCGTCGATCGCGGTGGTGTGGTTCGGCGCGCACCGCATCGACAGCGGCGGCATGCAGATCGGTGACCTGACGGCGTTCCTCGCCTATCTGATGCAGATCGTGATGTCCGTGATGATGGCCACCTTCATGTTCATGATGGTGCCGCGCGCGGAGGTGTGTGCCGAGCGGATCCAGGAGGTCCTGGACACGTCGTCGAGCGTGGTGCCACCGGTCTCCCCGGTGCGCGAGCTGCGCCGGCACGGGCATCTGGAGATCCGGGGCGCGGGCTTCCGCTACCCGGGCGCCGAGGAGCCGGTGCTCAAGGGCATCGACCTGGTGGCACTGCCCGGCGAGACCACCGCCGTCATCGGCTCGACCGGCAGCGGCAAGTCGACCCTGCTGGGCCTGGTCCCCCGGCTGTTCGACGCGACCGACGGGCGGGTGCTCGTGGACGGGGAGGACGTGGCCACGATCGACCCCCGCGTGCTGGCCAAGACCGTCAGCCTGGTGCCGCAGAAGCCGTATCTGTTCGCCGGGACCGTGGCGACGAACCTTCGCTACGGCAATCCGGACGCCACCGACGAGGAGCTGTTGCACGCGCTGGAGGTGGCGCAGGCCAAGGAGTTCGTGGACCGGCTCGAAGGCGGGCTCGACGCGCCCATCGCGCAGGGCGGGACGAATGTCTCCGGCGGCCAGCGGCAGCGGCTCGCCATCGCCCGGACCCTCGTGCAGCGCCCGGAGATCTATCTCTTCGACGACTCCTTCTCCGCGCTCGACTACGCCACCGACGCGGCCCTGCGCGCCGCGCTGTCCCGGGAGACCGCCGAGGCGACCGTGGTGATCGTCGCCCAGCGGGTGGCGACCATCCGGGACGCCGACCGGATCGTGGTGCTCGACGAGGGCCGGGTCGTCGGCACCGGGCGGCACCATGAGCTGATGGCGGACAACGAGACGTACCGGGAGATCGTGCTCTCCCAGCTGACGGAAGCGGAGGCCGCCTGA
- a CDS encoding ABC transporter ATP-binding protein, producing MAGPMGRMMAGTGPDHRSLDFKVSGRRLVAQFKPERLTIYVLLLCVVVSVGLSVVGPKILGKATDLVFAGIVGREMAPGETKEQVLQGMRDRGDGDMADMLRSTDFTPGEGIDFTAVGNVLLLALAVFTVAGLLMAVATRLVNRAVNRTMFRLREDVQSKLSRLPLSYFDKRQRGEVLSRATNDIDNIGQTLQQSMGQLINSVLTIIGVLAMMFWVSWILALVALVTVPLSFYIATRVGKRSQPHFVQQWRSTGKLNAHVEEMYTGHTLVKVFGRQDESAQQFAEQNDALYEAGFKAQFNSGIMQPLMMFVSNINYVLVAVVGGLRVASGSLSIGDVQAFIQYSRQFSMPLTQVASMANLVQSGVASAERIFELLDAEEQSADPVPGVRPEELRGRVALEGVSFRYDPEKPLIEDLSLTVEPGQTVAIVGPTGAGKTTLVNLLMRFYEVSGGRITLDGVDVATMSRDELRSGIGMVLQDTWLFGGTIAENIAYGASREVSRGEIEEAARAAHADRFVRTLPDGYDTVIDDEGAGVSAGEKQLITIARAFLSDPVILVLDEATSSVDTRTEVLIQKAMAKLAHGRTSFVIAHRLSTIRDADTILVMENGSIVEQGAHGELLAADGAYARLYKAQFAEAVAEVD from the coding sequence ATGGCCGGGCCGATGGGGCGGATGATGGCCGGTACCGGGCCTGACCACCGCTCGCTGGACTTCAAGGTGTCGGGCCGGCGGCTGGTCGCCCAGTTCAAGCCGGAGCGGCTCACCATCTATGTGCTGCTGCTGTGTGTCGTGGTCAGCGTGGGTCTGTCGGTCGTCGGGCCGAAGATCCTCGGCAAGGCCACCGACCTCGTCTTCGCGGGCATCGTCGGACGGGAGATGGCGCCCGGGGAGACGAAGGAACAGGTCCTGCAGGGCATGCGGGACCGGGGCGACGGCGACATGGCCGACATGCTCCGCAGCACCGACTTCACGCCCGGCGAGGGCATCGACTTCACCGCCGTCGGGAATGTGCTGCTGCTCGCGCTCGCCGTGTTCACCGTCGCCGGGCTGCTGATGGCGGTGGCGACGCGGCTGGTGAACCGGGCCGTGAACCGGACCATGTTCCGGCTGCGCGAGGACGTGCAGTCGAAGCTGTCGCGGCTGCCGCTGTCGTACTTCGACAAGCGGCAGCGCGGTGAGGTCCTCTCCCGTGCCACGAACGACATCGACAACATCGGGCAGACGCTCCAGCAGTCGATGGGGCAGCTCATCAACTCGGTGCTGACCATCATCGGTGTGCTCGCGATGATGTTCTGGGTGTCGTGGATCCTGGCGCTCGTGGCGCTGGTGACCGTGCCGCTCTCCTTCTACATCGCCACCCGGGTCGGCAAGCGGTCGCAGCCGCACTTCGTGCAGCAGTGGCGCTCGACCGGCAAGCTCAACGCCCACGTCGAGGAGATGTACACCGGGCACACCCTGGTGAAGGTGTTCGGGCGGCAGGACGAGTCGGCACAGCAGTTCGCCGAGCAGAACGACGCGCTGTACGAGGCCGGGTTCAAGGCGCAGTTCAACAGCGGGATCATGCAGCCGCTGATGATGTTCGTGTCGAACATCAACTATGTGCTGGTGGCGGTGGTCGGCGGTCTGCGGGTCGCGTCGGGCTCCCTGTCCATCGGTGACGTGCAGGCCTTCATCCAGTACTCGCGGCAGTTCTCCATGCCGCTCACGCAGGTCGCGTCCATGGCGAACCTGGTGCAGTCCGGGGTCGCCTCCGCCGAGCGGATCTTCGAACTCCTCGACGCGGAGGAGCAGTCGGCGGACCCCGTGCCCGGGGTGCGGCCCGAGGAGCTGCGCGGGCGGGTGGCGCTGGAGGGTGTCTCCTTCCGGTACGACCCCGAGAAGCCGCTCATCGAGGACCTCTCGCTGACGGTGGAGCCCGGACAGACGGTCGCGATCGTCGGCCCGACCGGCGCCGGGAAGACCACGCTGGTCAATCTCCTCATGCGGTTCTACGAGGTCTCCGGCGGGCGGATCACGCTGGACGGCGTGGACGTCGCGACGATGTCCCGGGACGAACTGCGCTCCGGGATAGGCATGGTGCTGCAGGACACCTGGCTGTTCGGCGGGACGATCGCGGAGAACATCGCGTACGGGGCGTCTCGCGAGGTCTCCCGGGGCGAGATCGAGGAGGCGGCGCGGGCGGCCCACGCGGACCGGTTCGTCCGTACGCTGCCGGACGGCTACGACACGGTGATCGACGACGAGGGTGCGGGGGTCAGCGCGGGTGAGAAGCAGCTGATCACCATCGCCCGGGCGTTCCTGTCGGATCCGGTGATCCTGGTGCTGGACGAGGCGACGTCGTCGGTCGACACGCGTACGGAGGTTCTGATCCAGAAGGCGATGGCGAAGCTCGCGCAC